The Thioclava sp. GXIMD4216 genome contains the following window.
ATGCATCCTCTTGCGTGTATCGAATACACCGGAAGATACGCGGAAATGGCGCGCGGCGCTTACACCACATTGCCCGCGCGCCATTCTCATATTTAACTGATTTTATGACATTTTGGAGGAGATTGGCTTTCCCTTAGCAGGGGAACGCCTTCGACCACTCGGCCACGTCTCCGTTGACCTGTATAGCCGAGCTGCCTGTTGGATACCGTGGCATGACGGCGCTTGGCGGGGCCTCGTCTTTTACGTCAAGGTCACATTGTCTGCCATATCGCGTCAAGCGGTTCGACGAAGCGCGGCATGACCGAGGGCTTGCTCGGCTGAAGGCGACGGTTCTACACAAAATGGCACGTCATCCATTGTGCTCTCCGTTTCGGTATGCAATTGCATGCGACAATCTGTGTCATTGAAAGGTGGAACAGCGACTTCCATCTTTGTGGCCCTGAATGATTCGTTTGTGACCCTGGCTCGGTGGTTAGTTTTTATGACCAGATGAAACGAGTCCGGTCAGTTAGCGATAGCATCATGGGCTGCGACAAGCTGACGCAGACCCCATAACGGGCAAGAGCTGCCCGCCTGATGCATAGCGGATTTGCAGATAAGGCGTGAAACGCATATCTCAGATCCAACTTGCGATGCTGCTTTTGCAAAGTAAAATGCTTCCCAAACATAGCTTTAGCCGTAAGACTTTGCGTTTCCTCACAATTTTGTTCAGGAATTCTCGGGCCGCTTATGCTGCAACGCGGCGGTTGCATCCTTTCGCCAAATTCATAGTTTCGCTCCATCGGATCCGCGAAGGGGGCGGTTATCATGGATTTCAAAAACAAAACCGCAGACCGTTCGGTCGACGTACTCCTTGTTGGTGGCGGCATCATGAGCGCAACTTTGGGTGTGCTGTTGCATGAGCTGGAACCGGAATGGACAATCGAGCTGACCGAACGGCTGGATGAGGTCGCGTCGGAAAGCTCGAACGGCTGGAACAATGCCGGCACGGGCCACTCGGCGCTGTGCGAGCTCAACTATACGCCTGAAGCCGAAGACGGCACGATCAATATCGAGAAGGCGCTGTCGATTAACGAGCAGTTCCAGATTTCGCGCCAGTTCTGGGCCCATCAGGTGCGGCAGGGCGTGTTGACCAATCCGCGCTCCTTTATCAACCGCACCCCCCATATGAGCTTTGTCTGGGGCGAGAAAAACGTGAATTTCCTACGCAAGCGTTATGAGGCGCTGGTGCGGAGCCCGCTTTTTGCCGGCATGAAATTCTCGACCGATCATGCGGAAATTTCCAAATGGGCGCCGCTCATGGGCGAAGGGTTGAACCCCGACGAAAAAGTGGCGGCCACGTGGGCCCCGCAAGGGACCGATGTCGATTATGGTGAAATTACCCGCCAATATATCCGCTTCCTTGAAAGCAGTCCGCGCTTCCAACTGAATACGGGCCGCACCGTGACCGGCATCCGCCGTCGCAAAGAGGGTGGCTGGCGCGTTGTGTGCACCAATTCGCATGGGGGCGACAAGCAGATCGTCGATGCGAAGTTCGTCTTCCTCGGGGCTGGGGGCGGTGCGCTGCCGCTGTTGCAGATGTCCGGCATTCCCGAGGCCCGCGAATACGCAGGGTTCCCCGTTGGCGGGTCCTTCCTTGTGTGCGAAAACCCCGACGTGGTGAACAAGCATAACGTCAAGGTCTATGGCAAAGCCTCGACCGGCGCCCCGCCGATGTCGGTGCCCCATCTCGACCGTCGGGTGATTGATGGCAAGGACATGCTGTTGTTCGGTCCGTTTGCGACCTTCTCGACCAAGTTCCTGAAGGAGGGGTCGCTGTGGGATCTGCCGTCCTCGATTACGCGGCGCAACCTTGTGCCGATGATGCAGGTGGGTGTGCATAACTTCAATCTGGTCGAATATCTGGCCGGTCAGCTGATGCTGTCGGAGAAAGACCGGATGAAAGCCCTGCGTGCTTATTTCCCGCAAGCCCGTGATGAGGACTGGCGCCTGTGGCAGGCGGGTCAGCGGGTGCAGATCATCAAGAAAGACCCGAAAAACGGTGGTCAGCTGAAACTCGGCACAGAGATCGTGGCCTGTGAGGACCGCTCGATTGCGGCGCTTCTTGGCGCATCTCCGGGCGCGTCCACAGCCGCTCCGATCATGCTCAAGCTGCTGGATCAGGTCTTCCCCGAGCGTGTCTCCAGCGCCGCATGGCAGGCCAAGCTGCGTGATATCGTGCCGAGCTACGGGCAATCTTTGCAAGACAGCCCCGATCTGATCGCCAGCGAATGGTCGGAGACCGGCAAGGTGCTTGAACTGCTGGATGCTCCTGTCGAAGACATCCGTAACTTCATCGATCAGTTCCTGATTTCTTCGGAAGCCGAGCTGAAAACGCAGGCGGCCTGACCCCCTGCCTACGCGGCATAGCGTACCGGCCCCCCCCGCCCTCCCTCCGGAAGGCGGGGATTTCCATATGCAGGCGCGCGTGATGTCCCGCCCACCTGCCAGATCCGATGTGCGCCCCGCGCCATCCGGTCTTTTGTGCCAGGGAGGGCGGTTGATCCGCTGGCCTGCCTACCGAAGAGTCCCTTTAAAAATATGGGGTTGGGTCGGTTTGTCTGCGGGGCTGCGACTGACGTTCTATCGGGTATGCCCCCTGAACCCTATGCCGGAAATTCAGATATTTTACGACATAATGCTCTTGCGGTGCAAAGAAACTGTCGGTAGAAGCACCTTCAGGCGGGCGGTTAGCTCAGTTGGTAGAGCGCTTCGTTTACACCGAAGATGTCGGGGGTTCGAGTCCCTCACCGCCCACCATGTAAAACAATCACTTACATCTTGAATTATCCGCTTTTACGAAGTGCGCTCAGGTTCCGTGAACCCAAAATCGTCGGATCCGTCAAAAATCAGAGAACTATCCGCGCCGAAGGTTCATGAAATCTAGCGCCGCAACGGCATCTTGCATCTGGTTCGGCAGGAAGCGCCCATAGACCCGACACGTTCGAGCGGCCGATCACCTGTGCGACCTTCTCGATCGGGATTCCCGCGCCGAGCATATCCTAAGCCCTGCGGTGTCACAAAGCTGCGGGCAATCCAAGACAAGTCTTAGTTCAGGATTCGCAAGGATCGTGACGTCGGACGTCCGTCCACTCAGATGGTCAAAGAGCGTCTTCCAATCGTCCGACAAACTTGGGGAAGGGTATTGAGCGTGCGCCTCGTCACTCCAACGCGTAACACGGAAATATACTCATTGAGCCACTTCTGGGCGTGCTTGGAAGATTTCAGCTTGCACCGTGCTGGTAACGGTTCTGTCGTACAGTATTGATCGGCAAAATATCGAAGCTCATCAATCTAAGCAGGAGAGTCCGCATTATCAGTTATATTTCCGGCCCAACGAAAAACTGCCGCGGCCTTGCGCAATGCCGCAACTTTGCGTGGCTGGACCGAGGTTGCCCAACACGCGCTATAAAGACCAGCATTCCAGCTTACGAGTAGGATTTGCGGCGTTAGCGGCGTATTACATGACTGATGGGTTCAAGCATAGGGACGTCCTTTCTTCTATCGAAAGCAAGTGATGAAGAAGGGCCACCCTCAGGGCAGATATGCAGAAAGCGCAGTCAAATCGGCGATTGTTGCGTATTTTAACTCAACGGGGATGCCGGACCATTGAACCATGACCGGTATCCATAAGTGTCATTTCTTTGAGTTAAGTATCGAATTTTTATAACTTTTCTTGAGTGGATCCGGCGCATTGAATGTCGGCATTGTCGCCTCGAGTCATTTTTGATTTTTCCTTTCGTGGAGCGTGCGCGGGACGAAAGCGATAAGATTTGCCTAAGCGAATAGAAGGATGCTTCCCCGTTTTGAGCGCACGGTAATAATGGGAGGCATCAAACTTCGTCTCTCGAATGACGGTCTCTCGCCATTCATCCATCGTCAGAAGGTCAGCGCAAAAAATGGCACGACCAAGATCTGTTGTGTCGATCCATTCCCTGATCGGATCGTTGACGCCGTCGATCGATAGAACTTCAAGGAGATCGAAAGACTTCGGTAGAGTGCTGACGTTTGGGTATGCCGAAGCGAGAATTGCGCGCACGGTGTCAGGGCCAAGCCGCCAGCGTTGACGTAACTCCTGTTGTGTGAAGCTTCTAAGCGTGTGACGCGATAAGGCGCGGGCATAGCTGCGTAAAAGCTTCGCATTTTCTATTGCAGCCTCTTTTTTGTGACGTGCGGCACATTCGCCGCTGCGTGAATCCGAATGCTTCATAAGACCTCCTTTGCGCTGATGTATTGACCCACTGAAATCCTGCTCATGCTACAAAGGAGAACGTGGCAATGAGTATGACAATGGACGACAGCATCAAACGTTGGACGGCCAAGCGGAAGACGGCGCTGGTCATCGAGATCATTCAAGGCAAAACGACGGTGGCCGAAGCCAGCCGATCGTTCGACCTGACGCCTTCCGAGATCGAAGGCTGGGTCGAGGATGCAAAGCGGGGCATGGAGAACTCCCTGCGCGCGAACCCGCTCGACATTCGCGAGCAATACGAGAAGCAGCTGAAGGATCTGCAGGAAGCCTATGGTGAGGCGATGCTGGAACTGCGCGCTCGAAAAAAGCTGCAGGCCCTCATGGTGAGGCAGTAGGCCGCCACTGGTCCGAGGCCACTGCCGAACGGAGGACGGCAATTGATCCGGACGCTCCATGAGGGCCTGCTAGCCGATGGTGTAGCGGTCTCGATCGCCAGGCTCTGCGCCTGGTTCGGCGTGCCACGGCGGACGGTCTATTATACACCGACCAAAGCCGCGCCGAAGATCGATCCTCCCTTCGCCGATCCTATCAAGGCGCTGATCGAACAAGAGCCGTCTTTTGGCTATCGCACGGTCGCGTGGCTGCTTGGCTTCAACAAGAACACGGTGCAGCGGATCTTTCAGCTCAAGGGCTGGCAGGTCCGCAAGCGCGCTGTGGGCATGCGGCCGCGCATCGAGGCGGTGCCCTCCGTCGCCACCGCGCCAAACGAGAGGTGGTCGACGGATCTGGCGCGGGTCTGGACCGGGAAGGACGGTTGGGCGTCTCTGGCGTTGGTCATCGACTGCCACACGCGCGAACTGTTGGGCTGGCACCTGTCTCGCTCAGGAAAGGCTACCACGGCCAGTGCCGCGCTCGAGCACGCCCTGATCAGCCGGTTCGGCACGCTCGGTCGGGTCGATCGGGGATTTCTGCTAAGGTCAGACAACGGGCTCGTTTTTACCAGCCGCCACTTCACAGCTCTGGTTCGTAGCTATGGCCTGCGCCAGGAGGTCATCACGCCGCACTGCCCGCAGCAGAACGGAATGGTCGAGCGCGTGATCCGCACACTCAAGGAGCAGTGCATTCACCGGCACCGCTTCGAGAGCATCCAGCACGCGACCCGCGTCATCGGCGACTGGATCAGCTTTCATAACAACCGCCGCCCTCATCAGGCCCTTGCAATGCGCACGCCTGTCGAGGCATTCAGATCAGCGGCTTAACCTGAGCAGATTCAGCTGGGTCAATACACTGACAAGGAGGTGGGATCGTTCTGGACGTCTCAGAAATAGAAGCGGCGAATTCTGGCGGAGTTTTTCAGATCCATGAGCAAAGAACCGAGGACATATTGCGCGATTGATCTCCGTGGGGATAAATTCCGCGCAAAATACAGCCTTAAGGCGACGATCAGATCCTGACTAAAAGTACCGTAAATCTGGGTGTTTTCCGGCATTTTCAGAGGCTTGAAGGCGCTTTTGTCTTTTTGTCCAAAATCTAAAATTTGCTCTTGTATATCCGAGAGTTGGTCGGCTATACGGGTCAACGGAGACGTGGCCGAGTGGTCGAAGGCGCTCCCCTGCTAAGGGAGTATACCGGGAACGGTATCGAGGGTTCGAATCCCTTCGTCTCCGCCATTTTGCCTTGTCAAGAACTAAAATGGCACCGAAATCGCCTATATCTATGCGATTTTTTAACCTGACACCTAACATCTTGTGCCCAAGCGCCCGTTTCAATTGTGGGGCAAATTGTGGGGTGGAAGATGGATGGTATCGGACCTACCGAATCGAACGGCAAGCGGCATGGCCCGCATGTTGAGAAGCGACTGAATGCGGCTTTCGTCCGCTCGGCTCCTCCCGGTCGGCACACCGACGGCGGTGGGCTGTATCTCGAAGTCGATGCCTCCGGCGCACGACGCTGGATGGTTCGCCTCATGGTGCGCGGCAAGCGTCGGGATTTCGGACTTGGCTCGGCCAAGTTGGTCAGTCTCGCAGAAGCTCGGACAAAAGCCGACGAATGGCGCAAAATCGCGAGATCGGGGGGCGATCCAAAATTACCGCAGCGGCGGCAGGAAGGTCGCGAGATCACTTTCGAAGAGTTGGCGCGTCAGGTCCACAAGCAGCGTATTGAGAACAAGCGATCAAACGGCAAGCATGTCGCGCAATGGATACGCACGCTTGAGACCTACGCCTTCCCGACGATGGGTCGGCTTTCGGTAGCAGAAATACTTCTGGACGACATCGAGGCCGTTCTTGAGCCGATCTGGCACACCAAAGGCGAAACGGCAGATCGTGTGCTACAGCGCATTACGGCGGTGCTCGAAGTTGCATGTGCGCGTGGGTATCGAACCACTGGAAATCCCGGGAAAGCCGCAAGAACTGTGATGCGCTCACAAGACAGAGAAGTCAAAAGTTTCGAGGCGATCCCATACGAAGAGCTTCCCGATCTGGTCAAGGTCCTGATCAAATCGGAAGCGATTGGAGCCTATGCGCTGCTATTCACTACATTCACGGCAATGCGATCCGGAACCATTCGACAAGCGAGGTGGGATCAATTCGAAAATGGTTTCACAGAATGGAGAATCCCAAAGAAAATTCTCAAAGGAGGCTGGCGATTGAAGGGCGACGATCCGTTTTTTCGGGTCCCGATATCCATTCCGGCAAGAGAATTGATCCTGCGTCTACGAGAAAAGACGCCGAATTCTCAGCCCCTGGTATTCCCATCGCCAACAAAGCCGGAGAAGCCAATTTGCGAAAATACAATGAGGAAGCTTCTTCAAACACATTACCCGACTGCAACGGTGCATGGGATGCGTGCCGCTTTCAGGACATGGGCAACCAAAATCGCGGACTGCGACGAAAAAATAGCAGAAATCAGCTTGGCACACATTGTTGGTAGTGAAACCGAGAATGCATATAACCGCGCGGAATACTACGACCCTCGCGAAATCTTGCTTGAAAAATGGGGGCTTTGGATGATGGATCGGTGGGAAGTGCTCGCTAACGGTGTTGACCAGGAAGCCTACATCCGCGCCATGTGGATGGGCGAAGTCTGAGGACTTCGCCCAACTGGAGAAGGTGATTAAACGGCGATGGTCTGATTGATCAGGTCGAAACCTCTTTCGGTCGGCATGCAGAAAAGGCATTGGCCATTGCTTGCTTCTGCCCAAACGTTCCCTATCTGACGCTTTGGCTCTTCACCGTCGTAATAAATGCCGCCCTTGTATTCCACGACAAGAATGCGCCCGTCATTCAACATCGCGACGAAATCGGGGTAGAATTTCTGGTGAGGAAGCTGAAGCCAAAATGAAGTCTTTTTTCCCTCGACGTTCCTGATCCAGTATTTGACCTCATCCATTCTATCCAGGTATCGGGCGCATTCGAACTCCTCCCCTTCGGCCTTCAAATCGCCAACCAGTGGAGTGTAGTGCTTATTGAATTTTGTTGCACCCGAATACGGCTGATTGAAAGCGTAGCTCTGCTCATCAAATATCATGGACAGTTCCGAACTCGTCGCGAAAGCCTCTGCGTCAGCCGCGAATAGAGCATTGTAGTTCCCTTGCTCTCTGCTTGCTCTCAGATCGTCGATCAACCTTCTGATAGAAGTTCGCAGATCATATTTGTTTCGAGCAAGTTCATCCATTGTGAACCCAGATTCAATCAAAGCCTCAATCGCATTGGAAATGAAAATTATCGCACTCGGCTTGGTAATGTCAGCGTGCTTGATCCCACCGTCAAGCCAGTTTGCCAGACGAGGTAGGTTCCATGATCGTTCTTGGACAACCAGCGACAACTCACCCTGCAAACGCTTTACAAAGTCGATTTCGACTTTTCCTTTGTCGCTGACGTCAATCTGACCGGATTGACTGTGATCAACGATCTTGAATCGGTTCAATATATCCGACGGGTCGCATTCATCCAACCGCCAAGGCAAGTCCAGGAACTGCTCTTTCGTGAAAAGCTGTAGCTCACCTTGCTTGCGGAACCCGAGGAGCGGCACGATGAACGGGGGCTTTTCATCTTCCTGGCTTGCCGACATTTGGAAGTTATTCGACTTGGCGTAAAGTCGATCAATTACCTTGGTCGCCTTTGTCGATTTTGCGAGAGCAAGTTGGAGAAGGTTTCGGCTCTCTTTGGTCATCGGTCCGCGATAGCTCACCGATTTCTTCTCAGGATCAAAACTCACGCGTGTTCTCACCGAAGCCGGAAGCTTTGCAATAGCCTCCTGAACTTCTTCGCCAGTCATACCCTCGTCTTCCATCGGGTCTGACTCGTGTTGATATTCTTCCTGGTCTTGTTCAAAGCCCAAGCCAGGTTCACGCGAAACGATCTCGTCTGCTTCGAGCTTGTTGAAGCCCGCGCCGTCAACCAGGCCATCTTTCAGCCGTGTAGCAGTCTCATCGAAACTCGCGGAAGCAACGAAGGCGTAGGCCTGGTTCAGCGCATCGCGCCGCTTCCTTGCGGCCTTCGGCATTCGCAAGACGCGCCCGAGAATTTGCTCAATGGCGGTTGCCGAGGTCTGCTCCGCGACCGAACACAAGATGTAGGCAAAGGGGCAATCCCAGCCCTCTTTCAACTTCTGCACGGTGATGACGTATCGAACAGGGCAATCCTTGTCGGTGATCGGCTTTTCCAAGCTGTCCAGGTCTTTCCTGGGGCCTGAATGCACAGCGATTTGCTCTGCCGGAATCTTGCGTTCCTTCAGTTCCTCCTCAACTTTTTCCCAAGTCAGGCGGTGCGGGTCTGTCTTGCTGGCGCTCTGAGCCTGGAAGAGGATCAACGGGCGGATGTATTCTCCGGTCTCCTTCTCCTCGGCCAGTGCGGCTTTCTCCAATGCTTCCTGGCAATCCAAGGCTGCGCCGATGGTTTTCCGCCAGTCTCGATCCGTCGTCAGCTTTATCGGCATCTTGATCATTTGTTCCGCTTTCAACTCTGCGGCTGAAACGGAATAGAGGATATTGGACGCGTGCTGATCCTTGCTCGGCGCGTGCTCGGTCTGTGGCG
Protein-coding sequences here:
- the mqo gene encoding malate dehydrogenase (quinone) → MGSAKGAVIMDFKNKTADRSVDVLLVGGGIMSATLGVLLHELEPEWTIELTERLDEVASESSNGWNNAGTGHSALCELNYTPEAEDGTINIEKALSINEQFQISRQFWAHQVRQGVLTNPRSFINRTPHMSFVWGEKNVNFLRKRYEALVRSPLFAGMKFSTDHAEISKWAPLMGEGLNPDEKVAATWAPQGTDVDYGEITRQYIRFLESSPRFQLNTGRTVTGIRRRKEGGWRVVCTNSHGGDKQIVDAKFVFLGAGGGALPLLQMSGIPEAREYAGFPVGGSFLVCENPDVVNKHNVKVYGKASTGAPPMSVPHLDRRVIDGKDMLLFGPFATFSTKFLKEGSLWDLPSSITRRNLVPMMQVGVHNFNLVEYLAGQLMLSEKDRMKALRAYFPQARDEDWRLWQAGQRVQIIKKDPKNGGQLKLGTEIVACEDRSIAALLGASPGASTAAPIMLKLLDQVFPERVSSAAWQAKLRDIVPSYGQSLQDSPDLIASEWSETGKVLELLDAPVEDIRNFIDQFLISSEAELKTQAA
- a CDS encoding DUF1153 domain-containing protein, whose product is MSMTMDDSIKRWTAKRKTALVIEIIQGKTTVAEASRSFDLTPSEIEGWVEDAKRGMENSLRANPLDIREQYEKQLKDLQEAYGEAMLELRARKKLQALMVRQ
- a CDS encoding IS3 family transposase, whose amino-acid sequence is MIRTLHEGLLADGVAVSIARLCAWFGVPRRTVYYTPTKAAPKIDPPFADPIKALIEQEPSFGYRTVAWLLGFNKNTVQRIFQLKGWQVRKRAVGMRPRIEAVPSVATAPNERWSTDLARVWTGKDGWASLALVIDCHTRELLGWHLSRSGKATTASAALEHALISRFGTLGRVDRGFLLRSDNGLVFTSRHFTALVRSYGLRQEVITPHCPQQNGMVERVIRTLKEQCIHRHRFESIQHATRVIGDWISFHNNRRPHQALAMRTPVEAFRSAA
- a CDS encoding integrase arm-type DNA-binding domain-containing protein codes for the protein MDGIGPTESNGKRHGPHVEKRLNAAFVRSAPPGRHTDGGGLYLEVDASGARRWMVRLMVRGKRRDFGLGSAKLVSLAEARTKADEWRKIARSGGDPKLPQRRQEGREITFEELARQVHKQRIENKRSNGKHVAQWIRTLETYAFPTMGRLSVAEILLDDIEAVLEPIWHTKGETADRVLQRITAVLEVACARGYRTTGNPGKAARTVMRSQDREVKSFEAIPYEELPDLVKVLIKSEAIGAYALLFTTFTAMRSGTIRQARWDQFENGFTEWRIPKKILKGGWRLKGDDPFFRVPISIPARELILRLREKTPNSQPLVFPSPTKPEKPICENTMRKLLQTHYPTATVHGMRAAFRTWATKIADCDEKIAEISLAHIVGSETENAYNRAEYYDPREILLEKWGLWMMDRWEVLANGVDQEAYIRAMWMGEV
- a CDS encoding DEAD/DEAH box helicase family protein, with amino-acid sequence MAAVNLELKDYQRAALTKLRDYLRDSDGMGANIAFYKATNLPYRNAPMIAEGTPYVCLRIPTGGGKTITAAHAVGVAAQEFMKSQNPMVLWLVPSNPILTQTVEALKNPEHPYRAALAKDFGRNITVMTKAEALAMSRADAEGGACIIVCTIQSFRIEDEKGNQDPEGRKVYDDNGALMDHFSGLTAAQTARLNKVEGTDRPIASLANLLRLHRPMVIVDEAHNARTALSFDTLSRFNPSLILELTATPQTEHAPSKDQHASNILYSVSAAELKAEQMIKMPIKLTTDRDWRKTIGAALDCQEALEKAALAEEKETGEYIRPLILFQAQSASKTDPHRLTWEKVEEELKERKIPAEQIAVHSGPRKDLDSLEKPITDKDCPVRYVITVQKLKEGWDCPFAYILCSVAEQTSATAIEQILGRVLRMPKAARKRRDALNQAYAFVASASFDETATRLKDGLVDGAGFNKLEADEIVSREPGLGFEQDQEEYQHESDPMEDEGMTGEEVQEAIAKLPASVRTRVSFDPEKKSVSYRGPMTKESRNLLQLALAKSTKATKVIDRLYAKSNNFQMSASQEDEKPPFIVPLLGFRKQGELQLFTKEQFLDLPWRLDECDPSDILNRFKIVDHSQSGQIDVSDKGKVEIDFVKRLQGELSLVVQERSWNLPRLANWLDGGIKHADITKPSAIIFISNAIEALIESGFTMDELARNKYDLRTSIRRLIDDLRASREQGNYNALFAADAEAFATSSELSMIFDEQSYAFNQPYSGATKFNKHYTPLVGDLKAEGEEFECARYLDRMDEVKYWIRNVEGKKTSFWLQLPHQKFYPDFVAMLNDGRILVVEYKGGIYYDGEEPKRQIGNVWAEASNGQCLFCMPTERGFDLINQTIAV